In Apis cerana isolate GH-2021 linkage group LG5, AcerK_1.0, whole genome shotgun sequence, a single genomic region encodes these proteins:
- the LOC107994458 gene encoding bromodomain adjacent to zinc finger domain protein 1A isoform X9 produces MPLLRKQPFQRLHVSSDFKDDDEVFHCEVTNEIFKDYNEFCERIILCNSLIWSCSITGRTNMTYEEALQCEENAKRSLKEFPMELRIPILYLASKTNRSSFKEMIEDVYQFARDRYFVGEMVEASFTEDSWCDCHVLQVIAPTEQQIKQYTKENNRNPQDQQYHPPAKLFRYEVEQLDSGDSDVSQLMIVEATQVRRRKQHYSKERNKIFLRQLCEQNETGIWTIKDSVLQKYGINKVRFDTIFAGPPPDFTSRIKKLIKHKQESIDKFLTMDVAKQKTVDKPDPFKKVNQGGVDIKKFRKPRMNGKFKEDLKAKALEEKAKRKEERVLKSERKKEEKQKLAALTAYIRQWNKPREDLECEDLSPIPQATPVKNSIPNEKFGDSVMILEFLEFFNEELEVGAYFPNGFTFDLLEKALLLRETSGPWSDLLQLLLVNIFKYQSDEENEIHAQASDVVNDVNMNEGVSSMTKAVKLSTIASSWCQMYQGCKLSELTLDHVTLSEILRQHLLSSGGRIGDVATKWRYSQRGGYTNQDDPALLMRINEAYILRLLGHRSVHEFELNEKLKVATCLINQLLTFASIRDIIEEKHEKLHQAKKELKSFLIAEQRKEKEEKEKMREREKDNESKIPKKVTRGNCEEEKKKEEYENKLKELQQASRDNKMMVYLGSDRAYRRYWRFLSIPGIFVENDEWWPGNCISDGTPYQPELQDGESTYAYLKNKFEDEFSDKENSFKKAKKSPKKVSFSDKNIFKSPRKDVSRKEFKQELFDIRKNLMACTGDKECPVHWKRSELKWSFFGKQEDIEALVNSLSKRGIREGELRNNIIQEMTSLISVIEECPRHKLNSEIFTEPIKGHSNKISKKNRYENANLNFPSEMAVDNVLELTLRDYILDFEDRIKGGGLGNLKVNDREMWRHAINDGKYDKQCDKLLYGISEIEADSGLDKIKNETKYSRPGTPDSEIGSINIKTYKDSGKYLGSPSEHEILPDPKQQLAIKQMACAILQLSHAIEQKYLQKPLGANEKDKKWSGEEIKERWEQSLIASTSWAQLFVHLSTLENSVAWSRSALNAQCRICRRRRDGDKMLLCDGCNKGHHLYCLQPKLNCVPDGDWYCKVCKPSTKPKEKIKKRKKFEDELEEDVILTKETRHNRAKRILESEEEDNSEDEELEEDSDDNISNQQINVCSACKSGGKLISCDMCPNFYHIECIEPPITRAPRGRWICSDCKDRRDRKMNIKYVLIVLLVRGRERERDKERLCAAAARSRIHGFAKSLLTTESTDWDDSSTSEDTEPRQTRRAAKRAAEIEQEEDKGTIKGSLGRLQELLSDIKQHRDSWPFLSPVTKDEVPDYHDIISNPMDFGTIKYKLNNNEYETLEHFFSDCHLVFENCQAYNEEHSSVYKAGMRLLKYYEKRCKELRLTHGEELLRPPDVKKSKLEENGLAISEDEDTEDIQKSR; encoded by the exons ATGCCGCTACTTCGTAAACAGCCATTTCAACGTCTTCACGTTTCTTCAGATTTTAAAGACGATGATGAAGTTTTTCACTGTGAGGttacgaatgaaattttcaaggaCTATAA TGAATTTTGtgagagaattattttatgtaattcacTTATATGGTCATGTAGTATAACTGGCAGAACAAATATGACCTATGAAGAAGCTTTACAATGTGAAGAAAATGCAAAAAGGAGCCTTAAAGAATTTCCAATGGAg ttacgTATTCCTATATTATATCTTGCCAGTAAAACAAATAGAtcatcttttaaagaaatgataGAGGATGTATATCAATTTGCAAGAGATCGTTACTTTGTTGGTGAAATGGTAGAAGCAAGTTTTACAGAAGATTCTTGGTGTGATTGTCATGTTCTTCAAGTTATTGCACCTACAGAAcaacaaattaaacaatatactaAAGAAAACAACAG AAATCCACAAGATCAACAATACCATCCACCtgcaaaattatttcgttatgAAGTAGAACAATTAGACTCTGGAGATTCTGATGTTAGTCAACTTATGATAGTGGAAGCAACTCAAGTGAGAAGAAGAAAGCAACATTACAGTAAAGAgcgtaacaaaatttttttacgtcAATTATGTGAACAAAATGAAACTGGAATATGGACTATCAAA gatagtgttttacaaaaatatggaATTAATAAAGTACGATTTGACACTATATTTGCTGGTCCTCCTCCAGATTTTACATCACGTATTAAGAAACTTATTAAACATAAACAAGaatcaatagataaatttcttaCTATGGATGTAGCAAAACAAAAAACAGTAGATAAACCAGATCCTTTCAAAAAAGTAAATCAAGGAGgagtagatataaaaaaatttcgaaaaccaAG aatgaatggaaaatttaaagaagatcTTAAAGCAAAGGCTCTAGAAGAAAAAGCAAAACGTAAAGAAGAAAGAGTCTTGAAAAGTGAacgtaaaaaagaagagaagcaAAAATTAGCAGCTTTGACTGCATATATAAGACAATGGAATAAACCAAGAGAGGATCTTGAATGTGAAGATCTTTCTCCTATTCCACAAGCTACACCAGTTAAGAATAGTATACCTAATGAAAAATTCGGTGACAGCGTAATGAttctagaatttttagaattttttaatgaagaatTGGAAGTTGGTGCATATTTTCCAAATGGTTttacttttgatttattagaaaaagcaTTGTTATTAAGAGAAACATCTGGACCTTGGAGTgatcttttacaattattattagtaaacatttttaaatatcaatcagatgaagaaaatgaaattcatgcTCAAGCATCAGATGTAGTAAATGATGTTAATATGAACGAAGGAGTGTCATCAATGACAAAAGCAGTAAAACTTTCTACTATAGCTTCTAGCTGGTGTCAGATGTATCAAGGTTGTAAATTATCTGAATTGACGTTAGATCATGTAACTTTAAGTGAGATTTTAAGACAACATTTATTGTCGTCCGGAGGACGAATTGGTGACGTTGCTACTAAATGGAGATATTCTCAAAgag GTGGTTATACGAATCAAGATGATCCTGCATTGTTGATGAGAATAAATGAggcatatattttaagattattaggTCATCGTAGTGTACATGAATTTGAACTCaatgaaaagttaaaagtaGCTACATGTTTAATAAATCAGTTGCTCACTTTTGCTTCAATACGAgatataatagaagaaaaacatgaaaaacTTCATCaagcaaaaaaagaattgaaatcttTCTTAATAGCTGaacaaaggaaagaaaaagaagaaaaagaaaaaatgagagaacgagaaaaagataatgaaagtAAAATACCAAAGAAAGTCACACGTGGTAATtgtgaagaggaaaaaaagaaagaagaatatgaaaataaattaaaagaacttCAACAAGCATCtagagataataaaatgatggTTTATTTAGGTTCTGATAGAGCTTATCGTAGATATTGGAGATTTTTATCAATACCag gaatatttgtagaaaatgATGAATGGTGGCCGGGTAATTGTATTTCTGATGGTACACCTTATCAACCAGAATTACAAGATGGAGAATCTAcatatgcatatttaaaaaataaatttgaagatgAGTTTAGcgataaagaaaatagttttaaaaaagcaaaaaaatctCCTAAGAAAGTTTCATTTTctgacaaaaatatatttaaatctccAAGAAAAGATGTATctcgaaaagaatttaaacaagaattgtttgatattagaaaaaatttaatggctTGTACAGGAGATAAAGAATGTCCAGTACATTGGAAGAGATCAGAATTAAAATGGAGCTTTTTTGGAAAACAAGAAGATATAGAAGCTTTAGTAAATTCTTTAAGTAAACGAGGAATTAGAGAAGGCGaacttagaaataatattatacaagagATGACAAGTTTAATATCTGTGATTGAAGAATGTCCTAGACATAAACTTAATTCTGAAATT ttTACAGAACCTATTAAAGgacattctaataaaatttcaaaaaagaataggTATGAAAATGCGAACTTAAACTTCCCGTCAGAAATGGCAGTTGATAATGTTTTAGAATTGACATTGAGAGATTATATTCTAGATTTTGAAGATAGAATAAAAGGAGGGGGCTtaggaaatttaaaagttaatgatCGTGAAATGTGGAGGCATGCAATAAATGACGgaaaatatgataaacaaTGCGATAAATTACTATATGGTATAAGTGAAATTGAAGCAGATAGTggattagataaaattaaaaatgaaactaagTATAGTAGACCAGGAACTCCAGATTCAGAAATTggaagtattaatataaaaacttataaagaTTCAGGAAAATATTTAGGTTCACCAAGTGAACATGAAATACTCCCAGATCCTAAACAACAGTTAGCCATTAAACAAATGGCTTGtgctattttacaattatctcATGCTATTGAACAGAAGTACTTACAGAAACCGTTAGGTGCCaatgaaaaagataagaaatggTCTGGTGAAGAAATCAAAGAAAGATGGGAACAATCGCTTATTGCATCAACAAGTTGGGCTcaattatttgtacatttaaGTACTTTAGAAAATAGTGTTGCATGGAGTAGAAGTGCATTAAATGCTCAATGTCGAATATGTAGGAGGCGTCGAGATGGTGACAAAATGTTATTATGTGATGGATGCAATAAAGGCCatcatttatattgtttacaaCCAAAactaaat tgtGTTCCAGATGGAGATTGGTATTGTAAAGTATGTAAGCCATCAACAaaaccaaaagaaaaaattaaaaaaagaaaaaaatttgaagatgaaTTAGAAGAAGACGTGATATTAACCAAAGAAACTCGACATAATCGTGCAAAACGTATTCTTGAAAgtgaagaagaagataattCAGAAGATGAAGAACTAGAAGAAGATAGTGatgataatat aaGTAATCAACAAATAAATGTATGTTCAGCATGTAAAAGTGGTGGAAAATTAATCAGTTGTGATATGTGTCCAAACTTTTATCACATAGAATGTATAGAACCACCTATAACAAGAGCACCTCGTGGAAGATGGATTTGTTCAGATTGTAAAGATAGGAGAGATAGaaagatgaatataaaatatg TTTTAATTGTGTTGTTAGTGAGGGGGCGTGAAAGGGAAAGGGACAAGGAGAGACTGTGCGCTGCAGCAGCACGCTCTCGCATCCATGGCTTTGCCAAGAGCCTCCTCACTACAGAATCTACAGACTGGGACG atAGTAGTACTTCAGAGGATACAGAACCAAGACAAACTAGAAGAGCTGCAAAGAGAGCTGCTGAAATCgaacaagaagaagataaaGGAACAATTAAAGGAAGTTTAGGAAGATTACAAGAATTACTTTCTGATATTAAACAACATAGAGATTCATGGCCTTTCTTATCACCTGTTACAAAAGACGAAGTTCCAGATTATCATGATATTATTTCCAATCCTATGGATTTTGGTACAATTAAATACAAACTTAAcaataatgaatatgaaaCATTAGAACATTTCTTCAGTGATTGTCATttagtatttgaaaattgtcaaGCTTATAACGAAGAACACAGTTCTGTTTACAA AGCAGGTATgagattgttaaaatattatgaaaaacgaTGCAAAGAACTAAGATTGACACATGGTGAAGAATTACTGCGACCTCCAGATGTAAAGAAATCAAAACTTGAAGAAAATGGTCTTGCAATTAGCGAAGATGAAGATACagaagatattcaaaaatcaagATAG
- the LOC107994458 gene encoding bromodomain adjacent to zinc finger domain protein 1A isoform X6, which translates to MPLLRKQPFQRLHVSSDFKDDDEVFHCEVTNEIFKDYNEFCERIILCNSLIWSCSITGRTNMTYEEALQCEENAKRSLKEFPMELRIPILYLASKTNRSSFKEMIEDVYQFARDRYFVGEMVEASFTEDSWCDCHVLQVIAPTEQQIKQYTKENNSLLHRNPQDQQYHPPAKLFRYEVEQLDSGDSDVSQLMIVEATQVRRRKQHYSKERNKIFLRQLCEQNETGIWTIKDSVLQKYGINKVRFDTIFAGPPPDFTSRIKKLIKHKQESIDKFLTMDVAKQKTVDKPDPFKKVNQGGVDIKKFRKPRMNGKFKEDLKAKALEEKAKRKEERVLKSERKKEEKQKLAALTAYIRQWNKPREDLECEDLSPIPQATPVKNSIPNEKFGDSVMILEFLEFFNEELEVGAYFPNGFTFDLLEKALLLRETSGPWSDLLQLLLVNIFKYQSDEENEIHAQASDVVNDVNMNEGVSSMTKAVKLSTIASSWCQMYQGCKLSELTLDHVTLSEILRQHLLSSGGRIGDVATKWRYSQRGGYTNQDDPALLMRINEAYILRLLGHRSVHEFELNEKLKVATCLINQLLTFASIRDIIEEKHEKLHQAKKELKSFLIAEQRKEKEEKEKMREREKDNESKIPKKVTRGNCEEEKKKEEYENKLKELQQASRDNKMMVYLGSDRAYRRYWRFLSIPGIFVENDEWWPGNCISDGTPYQPELQDGESTYAYLKNKFEDEFSDKENSFKKAKKSPKKVSFSDKNIFKSPRKDVSRKEFKQELFDIRKNLMACTGDKECPVHWKRSELKWSFFGKQEDIEALVNSLSKRGIREGELRNNIIQEMTSLISVIEECPRHKLNSEIFTEPIKGHSNKISKKNRYENANLNFPSEMAVDNVLELTLRDYILDFEDRIKGGGLGNLKVNDREMWRHAINDGKYDKQCDKLLYGISEIEADSGLDKIKNETKYSRPGTPDSEIGSINIKTYKDSGKYLGSPSEHEILPDPKQQLAIKQMACAILQLSHAIEQKYLQKPLGANEKDKKWSGEEIKERWEQSLIASTSWAQLFVHLSTLENSVAWSRSALNAQCRICRRRRDGDKMLLCDGCNKGHHLYCLQPKLNCVPDGDWYCKVCKPSTKPKEKIKKRKKFEDELEEDVILTKETRHNRAKRILESEEEDNSEDEELEEDSDDNISNQQINVCSACKSGGKLISCDMCPNFYHIECIEPPITRAPRGRWICSDCKDRRDRKMNIKYVRGRERERDKERLCAAAARSRIHGFAKSLLTTESTDWDDSSTSEDTEPRQTRRAAKRAAEIEQEEDKGTIKGSLGRLQELLSDIKQHRDSWPFLSPVTKDEVPDYHDIISNPMDFGTIKYKLNNNEYETLEHFFSDCHLVFENCQAYNEEHSSVYKAGMRLLKYYEKRCKELRLTHGEELLRPPDVKKSKLEENGLAISEDEDTEDIQKSR; encoded by the exons ATGCCGCTACTTCGTAAACAGCCATTTCAACGTCTTCACGTTTCTTCAGATTTTAAAGACGATGATGAAGTTTTTCACTGTGAGGttacgaatgaaattttcaaggaCTATAA TGAATTTTGtgagagaattattttatgtaattcacTTATATGGTCATGTAGTATAACTGGCAGAACAAATATGACCTATGAAGAAGCTTTACAATGTGAAGAAAATGCAAAAAGGAGCCTTAAAGAATTTCCAATGGAg ttacgTATTCCTATATTATATCTTGCCAGTAAAACAAATAGAtcatcttttaaagaaatgataGAGGATGTATATCAATTTGCAAGAGATCGTTACTTTGTTGGTGAAATGGTAGAAGCAAGTTTTACAGAAGATTCTTGGTGTGATTGTCATGTTCTTCAAGTTATTGCACCTACAGAAcaacaaattaaacaatatactaAAGAAAACAACAG TTTATTACATAGAAATCCACAAGATCAACAATACCATCCACCtgcaaaattatttcgttatgAAGTAGAACAATTAGACTCTGGAGATTCTGATGTTAGTCAACTTATGATAGTGGAAGCAACTCAAGTGAGAAGAAGAAAGCAACATTACAGTAAAGAgcgtaacaaaatttttttacgtcAATTATGTGAACAAAATGAAACTGGAATATGGACTATCAAA gatagtgttttacaaaaatatggaATTAATAAAGTACGATTTGACACTATATTTGCTGGTCCTCCTCCAGATTTTACATCACGTATTAAGAAACTTATTAAACATAAACAAGaatcaatagataaatttcttaCTATGGATGTAGCAAAACAAAAAACAGTAGATAAACCAGATCCTTTCAAAAAAGTAAATCAAGGAGgagtagatataaaaaaatttcgaaaaccaAG aatgaatggaaaatttaaagaagatcTTAAAGCAAAGGCTCTAGAAGAAAAAGCAAAACGTAAAGAAGAAAGAGTCTTGAAAAGTGAacgtaaaaaagaagagaagcaAAAATTAGCAGCTTTGACTGCATATATAAGACAATGGAATAAACCAAGAGAGGATCTTGAATGTGAAGATCTTTCTCCTATTCCACAAGCTACACCAGTTAAGAATAGTATACCTAATGAAAAATTCGGTGACAGCGTAATGAttctagaatttttagaattttttaatgaagaatTGGAAGTTGGTGCATATTTTCCAAATGGTTttacttttgatttattagaaaaagcaTTGTTATTAAGAGAAACATCTGGACCTTGGAGTgatcttttacaattattattagtaaacatttttaaatatcaatcagatgaagaaaatgaaattcatgcTCAAGCATCAGATGTAGTAAATGATGTTAATATGAACGAAGGAGTGTCATCAATGACAAAAGCAGTAAAACTTTCTACTATAGCTTCTAGCTGGTGTCAGATGTATCAAGGTTGTAAATTATCTGAATTGACGTTAGATCATGTAACTTTAAGTGAGATTTTAAGACAACATTTATTGTCGTCCGGAGGACGAATTGGTGACGTTGCTACTAAATGGAGATATTCTCAAAgag GTGGTTATACGAATCAAGATGATCCTGCATTGTTGATGAGAATAAATGAggcatatattttaagattattaggTCATCGTAGTGTACATGAATTTGAACTCaatgaaaagttaaaagtaGCTACATGTTTAATAAATCAGTTGCTCACTTTTGCTTCAATACGAgatataatagaagaaaaacatgaaaaacTTCATCaagcaaaaaaagaattgaaatcttTCTTAATAGCTGaacaaaggaaagaaaaagaagaaaaagaaaaaatgagagaacgagaaaaagataatgaaagtAAAATACCAAAGAAAGTCACACGTGGTAATtgtgaagaggaaaaaaagaaagaagaatatgaaaataaattaaaagaacttCAACAAGCATCtagagataataaaatgatggTTTATTTAGGTTCTGATAGAGCTTATCGTAGATATTGGAGATTTTTATCAATACCag gaatatttgtagaaaatgATGAATGGTGGCCGGGTAATTGTATTTCTGATGGTACACCTTATCAACCAGAATTACAAGATGGAGAATCTAcatatgcatatttaaaaaataaatttgaagatgAGTTTAGcgataaagaaaatagttttaaaaaagcaaaaaaatctCCTAAGAAAGTTTCATTTTctgacaaaaatatatttaaatctccAAGAAAAGATGTATctcgaaaagaatttaaacaagaattgtttgatattagaaaaaatttaatggctTGTACAGGAGATAAAGAATGTCCAGTACATTGGAAGAGATCAGAATTAAAATGGAGCTTTTTTGGAAAACAAGAAGATATAGAAGCTTTAGTAAATTCTTTAAGTAAACGAGGAATTAGAGAAGGCGaacttagaaataatattatacaagagATGACAAGTTTAATATCTGTGATTGAAGAATGTCCTAGACATAAACTTAATTCTGAAATT ttTACAGAACCTATTAAAGgacattctaataaaatttcaaaaaagaataggTATGAAAATGCGAACTTAAACTTCCCGTCAGAAATGGCAGTTGATAATGTTTTAGAATTGACATTGAGAGATTATATTCTAGATTTTGAAGATAGAATAAAAGGAGGGGGCTtaggaaatttaaaagttaatgatCGTGAAATGTGGAGGCATGCAATAAATGACGgaaaatatgataaacaaTGCGATAAATTACTATATGGTATAAGTGAAATTGAAGCAGATAGTggattagataaaattaaaaatgaaactaagTATAGTAGACCAGGAACTCCAGATTCAGAAATTggaagtattaatataaaaacttataaagaTTCAGGAAAATATTTAGGTTCACCAAGTGAACATGAAATACTCCCAGATCCTAAACAACAGTTAGCCATTAAACAAATGGCTTGtgctattttacaattatctcATGCTATTGAACAGAAGTACTTACAGAAACCGTTAGGTGCCaatgaaaaagataagaaatggTCTGGTGAAGAAATCAAAGAAAGATGGGAACAATCGCTTATTGCATCAACAAGTTGGGCTcaattatttgtacatttaaGTACTTTAGAAAATAGTGTTGCATGGAGTAGAAGTGCATTAAATGCTCAATGTCGAATATGTAGGAGGCGTCGAGATGGTGACAAAATGTTATTATGTGATGGATGCAATAAAGGCCatcatttatattgtttacaaCCAAAactaaat tgtGTTCCAGATGGAGATTGGTATTGTAAAGTATGTAAGCCATCAACAaaaccaaaagaaaaaattaaaaaaagaaaaaaatttgaagatgaaTTAGAAGAAGACGTGATATTAACCAAAGAAACTCGACATAATCGTGCAAAACGTATTCTTGAAAgtgaagaagaagataattCAGAAGATGAAGAACTAGAAGAAGATAGTGatgataatat aaGTAATCAACAAATAAATGTATGTTCAGCATGTAAAAGTGGTGGAAAATTAATCAGTTGTGATATGTGTCCAAACTTTTATCACATAGAATGTATAGAACCACCTATAACAAGAGCACCTCGTGGAAGATGGATTTGTTCAGATTGTAAAGATAGGAGAGATAGaaagatgaatataaaatatg TGAGGGGGCGTGAAAGGGAAAGGGACAAGGAGAGACTGTGCGCTGCAGCAGCACGCTCTCGCATCCATGGCTTTGCCAAGAGCCTCCTCACTACAGAATCTACAGACTGGGACG atAGTAGTACTTCAGAGGATACAGAACCAAGACAAACTAGAAGAGCTGCAAAGAGAGCTGCTGAAATCgaacaagaagaagataaaGGAACAATTAAAGGAAGTTTAGGAAGATTACAAGAATTACTTTCTGATATTAAACAACATAGAGATTCATGGCCTTTCTTATCACCTGTTACAAAAGACGAAGTTCCAGATTATCATGATATTATTTCCAATCCTATGGATTTTGGTACAATTAAATACAAACTTAAcaataatgaatatgaaaCATTAGAACATTTCTTCAGTGATTGTCATttagtatttgaaaattgtcaaGCTTATAACGAAGAACACAGTTCTGTTTACAA AGCAGGTATgagattgttaaaatattatgaaaaacgaTGCAAAGAACTAAGATTGACACATGGTGAAGAATTACTGCGACCTCCAGATGTAAAGAAATCAAAACTTGAAGAAAATGGTCTTGCAATTAGCGAAGATGAAGATACagaagatattcaaaaatcaagATAG